The Plasmodium yoelii strain 17X genome assembly, chromosome: 14 DNA segment aaaatgatgattcattaaacaatgctaatataatatgtattattgaAATGTCATTTGTCATTAATCGAGTCTTTAACCTTTTCTCCATTgcccatatttttataatataaaaccacatatACCAAATTGgatttttaacaaatatataacattgatacctttataatgtattattatttatcttttcgataatattaatgtttaattatatgaaggtttcacaataaaacattatttcaatattagttattagtaGACCATTTTACtagtttatatttataggcATATAATGATAACGctaattttatataccaaATTGTTTAAAGTATTAtaacaaactataacataaaattttattatatacttatattttattttttaactattttaaatatgatatgaaaatttattaatatacttgtattttttcttttaactattttaaatataatatatttccaatttgtttatacctcaaaatataaagtttaaaaattaatattgattaatctattattatatcttatgataaataaattaaagcgtatAAAACAACttctattattactaattagttttaatacaaaaaaataatagtaactacaattacaacttcaaaaaatgttagaagcataattatattttatagactATGTTACaatgtcgattctcgatcgatattccatgcatctatattttattaacatctattattacagttcagttgtataacatgatataaataaaaataaatatgatataaataataaattttactaaataaaaccTTCatgaaataaagaaacatattgtgTTATGCATAATTGAATATAGTTCTGGGCTTACAAgtcttatataatatataattatggtTCTTATATATGGTTAGCCAAAAAATagtaacaaaatatataatgcgaagttataatatatatgaacgaATTAGACATATGTATTGTAACTTACAAAATATGTTATGCCAATCCTTTCATATTATTGGATATATCCCCTTTTTTGTTACATATTTGGATTTTGTTTCGAGATTAAACATATGGGAcggtacatatatttaattagtattcaaattgtaaaaaattaaatataaatataatacttagctctaacccgaatatggacTCCATAAACACAACCCTgatccacaacataaaagctatataaaattatgcaaaaattactttccaatagacagtttattaaaatatataaatcattattattattcctgaaatagttACTTTCtttgaatcatatattaatgattcattttcttctttatattttttattttttctcttaaatattgtttttgaactcttttccgaaatccaaataacgaatactaatataaaatgttaagaagcgtacggttgtttgttaatgtttgcatatatataataatattttttaattccatattatttaccttgtaagaaattcctaaaaaaaatcctattgcaccaaatatcgataaaactataaataagTTCTTTgatatcgacgaacttgatgatgcaACTTCAGAAACTAGTCCAGAAATTTCTACAGAATCGTTTTCAGAACTTTGTATTATTTCTATCGATGGAAAGGATGAATTACcgttacatttattttttaaattatcataatcagtCGATAAAGTagataatattttactaaatGAACTGTTTTTAGTATTACTATAATATTTCTTAAGTTCTTCATATTTGTTAGCAAATTCATTAGCCTTTCCCAAACATTTTGCGCAATTTGATGTGTTATCATTAAAAACAGTATACATTccacataataatttaaatgcatcatgcAATGtagatataatatttttatccatGTCCTCTTTCGTCAAATCATGTCTTTTATCTATAATATCCTTAAAATTATGACAATCTTTAACATTGTCTACAGTACTTTCATACTTTACATCACTCTTTATAAGTgtagtataaaaatattttatactaTTATTAAATGAATTTTCCTTTAGGgttaacatataaattaacCATAGGATAATATAATcaacaatatttatattatttttcccaTAATGCGATAACTCAGAACTCCCAAAAAATTGATtaagcaaataaaaaaatccgGCATTAATTTTTCCGAGATCACTATcacatttataattaaaacaataactatttaaaaaagttttATCTTTAAGTTGATACTTTCCATCATCGGTCAGTGTATTGGGAAAATCATTCCATACATTCTCGAATTtttcacactaagaaaacatttaaaaacaattaataaaaatgtgtattattgaaaatttattaaaataaagtttaatgatatttatatataatacaatgtcaaaaaatgtaaagtaaattattattattaaaaattgcatataccactttggcatccattataatgggatattatttttgatttgtaaattgaataaaatcatgctgtttttatatacactgcATCAAATATGAgacgcaaatactttaaccctatatataactgtctgtagttaaatatattataagtttttcaataattaaattaatataagatAATAACACAGTActattactaaaatcatattatacttattttatggcaattagctaaattaccttaaatagagggtttcttaatacattttagttaaatataaatacgatgcattttataaaaaaaatgctattcttactaacatctggTAAAACtctgttataaaaatatatataattttataaacaatttaaagtatgtttgaacatagaaaaggtatatatttatattttatgttttaatgatttcaatt contains these protein-coding regions:
- a CDS encoding PIR protein → MDAKVCEKFENVWNDFPNTLTDDGKYQLKDKTFLNSYCFNYKCDSDLGKINAGFFYLLNQFFGSSELSHYGKNNINIVDYIILWLIYMLTLKENSFNNSIKYFYTTLIKSDVKYESTVDNVKDCHNFKDIIDKRHDLTKEDMDKNIISTLHDAFKLLCGMYTVFNDNTSNCAKCLGKANEFANKYEELKKYYSNTKNSSFSKILSTLSTDYDNLKNKCNGNSSFPSIEIIQSSENDSVEISGLVSEVASSSSSISKNLFIVLSIFGAIGFFLGISYKYSLFGFRKRVQKQYLREKIKNIKKKMNH